From a region of the Marinomonas mediterranea MMB-1 genome:
- a CDS encoding response regulator: MVDVDIPAFKAVDSQDSGKKKAQVDKNISKKRVLIIEDLGEMRLMLKSLMTSLGYQKIDIEPSGQSAIKRVLDIKYDIVLSDFNLGGSIDGQQILETTRKTYSLDHSTIFIMITADTAYEAVVSVLEYQPDSYLVKPFPPQAFIRRLGKVRQQKKVFEPLNKARMDQDYEKVIELAKEIKATLPQYTHLCQKSIGEALFALQRYKEAKTHYLVIIKEHKNLAWAHYGIAQCELKLGAIVAAIKSLEQTITLSRHFLSAYDTLADAHEKLENYEQAQIALKSVLEVSPRSIERSKRLAELSTKVKDWQMAEFAYSRAIRLSRDTEAETYDLYYGHLQSITQMIEEGSDVKKLNDKFKRSLTRLRIIGKQNPTAVSNSFRIEVQQYVTRNHVGEAVKSWKTWRRLMDDGMAAPLTEAQEYTLKKRLGLQ, translated from the coding sequence GTGGTAGATGTAGATATTCCAGCGTTTAAAGCGGTTGATTCACAGGATTCAGGTAAGAAGAAAGCACAAGTAGATAAAAACATCTCAAAAAAACGAGTCTTAATTATTGAAGACCTCGGAGAAATGAGGTTAATGCTTAAGTCCCTGATGACAAGTCTAGGCTACCAGAAGATAGACATTGAGCCTTCTGGGCAATCTGCGATAAAACGTGTTCTGGACATTAAATACGATATTGTTCTATCAGACTTTAATTTAGGTGGTTCGATTGACGGCCAGCAAATTCTTGAAACAACTCGTAAGACCTACTCTCTAGATCATTCTACCATTTTCATTATGATCACAGCGGACACCGCCTATGAAGCGGTCGTTAGCGTATTAGAGTACCAACCAGATAGCTATCTCGTTAAACCCTTTCCGCCACAAGCCTTTATACGACGACTTGGAAAAGTTCGTCAGCAGAAAAAAGTCTTTGAGCCATTAAATAAAGCTCGAATGGATCAAGATTATGAGAAAGTCATAGAACTGGCAAAAGAAATTAAAGCAACCCTTCCTCAGTATACTCATCTTTGCCAGAAATCAATCGGCGAGGCTTTGTTCGCGCTCCAACGTTACAAAGAAGCAAAAACCCACTATCTTGTCATCATCAAGGAACACAAGAACCTCGCATGGGCGCACTACGGCATTGCTCAGTGTGAGCTAAAATTAGGCGCCATTGTCGCCGCCATAAAAAGCTTAGAGCAAACCATTACTTTAAGTCGGCACTTTCTCTCTGCTTACGACACATTAGCCGATGCACATGAAAAGCTTGAAAATTACGAACAGGCTCAAATCGCGCTAAAATCAGTCCTCGAAGTATCTCCTCGATCGATCGAACGAAGCAAACGACTCGCAGAGCTCAGTACTAAAGTCAAAGACTGGCAGATGGCAGAGTTCGCTTACTCTCGCGCTATTCGTTTGTCACGAGACACGGAAGCAGAAACCTATGACCTTTATTACGGGCACCTTCAATCTATAACTCAAATGATTGAAGAAGGTTCCGATGTAAAAAAGCTCAACGACAAATTTAAGCGCTCGCTTACACGCCTCAGAATTATAGGCAAACAAAACCCGACGGCCGTCTCGAACTCTTTTCGTATTGAAGTTCAACAATACGTAACCCGAAACCATGTGGGGGAAGCAGTAAAATCTTGGAAAACATGGCGCAGACTCATGGATGATGGCATGGCCGCACCGCTAACAGAGGCTCAAGAATATACACTTAAAAAGCGTTTAGGTTTGCAATAG
- a CDS encoding MipA/OmpV family protein, translating into MRLMSNHCEVHSKRFAGQMKRYGKLGLTSIGMICGESVYATDFSAMLGAAVVSSESVIVGEDDDDLKLYPYAKLEYGNFSISKDGIGLAFELNETDSLSFLLSSRDSAFDSSNAALRAIDTPDDAIDLGLTWSTKTKFAEYGVSGITDVSDTHNGYELSFSVAKPMRALGGLLKPSVELSLQSEDIVDYYYGVSASEATSELAAYKGKSALLTSLGVQYLYQLTDSWVTLTSVSYTHLGAGITDSPIVDKDSAWSGVFGIAYKF; encoded by the coding sequence ATGCGTTTGATGTCGAATCATTGCGAGGTTCATTCAAAGCGTTTCGCGGGTCAAATGAAGCGTTATGGCAAGCTCGGTTTAACCAGTATTGGAATGATCTGTGGTGAGTCTGTTTACGCTACAGACTTTTCGGCTATGTTGGGCGCAGCGGTGGTGTCTTCTGAGAGTGTGATTGTTGGGGAAGATGATGATGACCTTAAGCTCTATCCTTATGCAAAACTAGAGTATGGTAATTTCTCCATATCAAAAGACGGAATTGGCTTGGCCTTTGAATTAAATGAAACGGACAGCTTGAGTTTTCTTCTGTCTAGCCGAGACAGTGCTTTTGACTCATCAAATGCCGCGTTGAGAGCAATTGATACACCGGATGATGCGATCGATTTAGGGCTGACTTGGAGTACAAAGACCAAATTTGCAGAATATGGAGTGTCTGGAATAACGGATGTCAGTGATACGCACAATGGTTATGAGTTGTCGTTTTCAGTAGCGAAACCCATGCGTGCCTTAGGTGGCCTTTTAAAACCGAGTGTAGAGCTGTCACTCCAAAGTGAGGACATTGTAGATTACTATTATGGTGTGAGTGCTTCAGAAGCAACCTCTGAACTGGCGGCATATAAGGGCAAGAGTGCACTTTTAACGTCTTTGGGCGTGCAGTACTTGTATCAACTGACAGACAGCTGGGTAACATTGACTTCTGTGTCATATACACATTTGGGGGCTGGCATTACAGACAGTCCTATTGTTGACAAAGACAGTGCTTGGTCAGGGGTGTTTGGTATTGCCTATAAATTTTAG
- a CDS encoding VOC family protein, whose protein sequence is MISHIDHIVLTVADVEQSVRFYEDVLGMEAVTFSNGRRAVKFGNQKINFHTAGQELRNHALEGSGDLCLISDWKVEEITAHLQAKQVSILEGPVEKTGATSTIISVYFNDPDNNLIEVSVRSESI, encoded by the coding sequence GTGATTAGTCATATTGATCATATAGTTCTAACGGTTGCTGATGTTGAGCAATCGGTTCGGTTCTATGAGGACGTGCTAGGGATGGAAGCGGTAACCTTCAGTAATGGGCGGCGTGCTGTAAAATTTGGAAATCAAAAAATAAACTTCCATACGGCTGGACAAGAACTTAGAAATCACGCGTTGGAAGGCAGCGGAGATTTATGTCTTATTTCCGATTGGAAAGTAGAAGAGATTACGGCACATTTACAGGCCAAACAGGTAAGCATTCTCGAGGGACCTGTTGAGAAAACAGGCGCAACGAGTACGATTATATCCGTTTATTTTAATGATCCTGACAATAATTTAATTGAAGTCAGCGTGCGCTCTGAGAGTATTTAA
- a CDS encoding GIY-YIG nuclease family protein, with protein sequence MNDWSLYLVRTCMNTLYTGITTDVERRFLEHCSGGSKGARYLRGKGPLSLVWHEQVGSKSEASKLEYRVKKLCKSDKERLAAGLISLDVLLKR encoded by the coding sequence TTGAACGATTGGTCTCTGTATTTGGTCAGAACCTGCATGAATACGCTTTATACTGGGATTACGACGGATGTAGAGCGTCGTTTTCTTGAACATTGTTCTGGTGGTTCAAAAGGGGCTCGCTATTTGCGTGGAAAAGGGCCCCTTTCTTTGGTTTGGCATGAGCAAGTCGGGTCAAAAAGTGAGGCATCAAAACTAGAGTATCGTGTCAAAAAATTATGTAAGTCAGACAAAGAGAGATTGGCAGCAGGCCTTATCTCTTTAGACGTTTTATTGAAACGGTGA
- a CDS encoding LysE family translocator translates to MDVSLVFAVAVFAFITSVTPGPNNVMLLASGAQYGFIRTLPHILGIVTGVAMLLLCTLLGLGALFTLYPVLYSILNVIGCAYLLWLAYKIATSPVVELNEADHSSRGPLRWWEAALFQFVNPKAWMMALGSVSTFSMQGELYAQSGVMIMLAFALLGFPAISIWAGAGAKIRIWLDTPSRRRIFNLVMGGLTAATLILILGN, encoded by the coding sequence GTGGACGTGTCCTTAGTTTTTGCCGTTGCTGTCTTTGCTTTTATTACTTCTGTTACCCCAGGGCCAAACAATGTCATGTTGCTGGCCTCTGGGGCGCAATATGGTTTCATCAGAACATTACCACACATTCTTGGTATTGTGACGGGGGTGGCGATGTTATTACTTTGTACTTTACTCGGACTCGGGGCTCTGTTCACCTTGTATCCGGTGTTGTATTCGATTTTGAATGTCATTGGCTGTGCTTATCTACTCTGGTTAGCGTATAAAATTGCAACGTCACCCGTTGTTGAGTTAAACGAGGCGGATCACTCTTCAAGAGGGCCTTTGCGTTGGTGGGAAGCGGCGTTGTTTCAATTCGTGAACCCCAAAGCTTGGATGATGGCTCTTGGGAGTGTGAGTACATTTTCGATGCAGGGTGAGCTTTACGCTCAATCTGGAGTAATGATAATGTTGGCCTTTGCGTTACTTGGGTTCCCCGCTATTTCGATTTGGGCAGGAGCAGGAGCGAAAATACGTATTTGGCTCGACACACCTTCACGTAGGCGTATATTTAATTTGGTTATGGGTGGATTGACCGCCGCAACGTTAATTTTGATTCTAGGAAACTAA
- a CDS encoding serine/threonine protein kinase has product MHSEHPFSQLIPDVIIDAVESSSDQYTNYQIYPLNSYENRVYQVGMEDGPALIAKFYRPDRWSNKQILEEHTALSLLEKKGVPVAAPLAFNGQTLFEHANFRLSLTNKVIGNAPEAEDLDDLFQIGELIGETHSVLTKLPLIGRQSPSLIESIESQIKWLLASPSDVSKTQTSTLPHALQKEFITLFDSLMQMSKDVMSQSGSIQRQTIHGDCHASNLLKSITGMVLLDFDDIQTGYPCQDIWLHLTAKEHHQQQLSELIEGYESHHPFDRRSLALIDAFKLERTVRYAAWLSQRWNDPAFPKAFPWFGTQDYWLGLRKELIDLKAQWRNDTE; this is encoded by the coding sequence ATGCATTCAGAACATCCTTTTTCACAACTCATTCCTGACGTTATTATCGACGCTGTTGAGTCTTCATCAGACCAATATACTAATTACCAAATATACCCACTAAACAGCTATGAAAATCGAGTGTACCAAGTCGGAATGGAAGATGGCCCCGCCCTTATCGCTAAGTTTTATAGGCCAGATCGCTGGAGCAATAAGCAAATTCTAGAAGAGCACACAGCACTCTCACTACTAGAAAAAAAAGGCGTGCCTGTAGCCGCCCCCTTAGCATTCAACGGCCAAACCTTATTTGAGCATGCGAATTTTCGACTCAGCCTGACTAACAAAGTGATCGGTAATGCGCCCGAGGCAGAAGATTTAGATGACCTATTTCAAATAGGGGAACTGATTGGCGAAACCCACAGTGTACTAACCAAACTCCCTCTCATAGGGCGACAGTCTCCTTCGCTAATTGAAAGCATTGAATCTCAAATCAAGTGGTTACTCGCAAGCCCTAGTGACGTATCAAAAACACAAACAAGTACCCTACCTCATGCATTGCAGAAAGAGTTTATCACTCTATTCGATAGCCTCATGCAAATGAGTAAAGACGTGATGAGTCAATCAGGTTCGATACAGCGACAAACGATACATGGCGACTGCCACGCATCTAACTTATTGAAATCCATTACAGGGATGGTGCTACTCGACTTCGATGATATTCAAACGGGGTACCCTTGTCAGGATATTTGGTTGCATCTTACCGCCAAAGAACACCACCAACAGCAATTGAGTGAATTAATTGAAGGGTATGAAAGCCACCACCCATTCGATAGACGTAGCCTTGCGCTTATTGACGCTTTCAAACTAGAACGAACCGTAAGATACGCGGCTTGGTTAAGCCAACGCTGGAATGATCCAGCTTTCCCCAAAGCCTTTCCCTGGTTTGGTACTCAAGACTATTGGCTTGGGCTACGAAAAGAATTAATCGATCTAAAGGCTCAATGGCGAAATGATACAGAATAA
- a CDS encoding aminotransferase-like domain-containing protein translates to MTLYSQLADRLREHIKLGFFKSGDKLPSVRQLANEHGVSISTVQEAYRTLEMEQLVEARPKSGYFVPETSHVISMPKLSRPPQRPLDVSLWEDVLNMLLSREKEAFCQLQHAMPDMQSKTLKPLLKSLYELNKNRPHEGMVYGDVRGDYSLREQLTRLTAASGCILHPNDIVITSGCQEALSVCLKAVTKGGDIIAVESPGFYGAMQAIKAADLKALEIPTDPSNGMSIEALQLALDQWPIKAILVTPTVNNPLGYVMPEEKKKALYQLAQEYDIAIIEDDIYGDMVYEFPRPKSIKAYDEDGRVLLCSSFSKTLAPGFRVGWIAPGRYRNNVTHIKYVSSSMCPTLPQIAIANFIRQGGYDKHIRVMRKHYKEARDKMLNGIKTYFPSDTLVSYPEGGFVLWVELPERYDAVKLSEKAQEHGVHVAPGQLFSATGKYRNCLRLNYCDRTPEIRLEALKILGNILLNMNTLETKQQKKRA, encoded by the coding sequence ATGACACTGTACTCACAACTTGCTGACAGATTGAGAGAGCACATAAAACTTGGGTTCTTTAAAAGTGGCGACAAATTACCTTCCGTCCGCCAATTGGCAAATGAACACGGTGTTAGTATCTCAACCGTTCAAGAAGCTTACCGTACTTTAGAAATGGAACAGCTTGTTGAAGCTCGACCTAAATCGGGCTATTTCGTTCCTGAAACAAGTCATGTCATCAGCATGCCTAAATTATCGCGACCACCTCAAAGACCACTGGATGTTTCTTTATGGGAAGATGTTTTAAACATGCTTTTAAGTCGTGAAAAAGAAGCATTTTGTCAACTACAACATGCCATGCCTGATATGCAGTCAAAAACATTAAAACCGCTACTTAAATCGCTGTATGAACTCAATAAAAATAGACCTCATGAAGGTATGGTCTATGGAGATGTTCGCGGGGATTACAGTCTAAGAGAGCAACTTACAAGGCTAACCGCCGCATCAGGCTGTATTTTACACCCAAATGACATTGTCATTACCTCTGGATGCCAGGAAGCACTGTCAGTGTGTTTAAAGGCCGTCACAAAGGGAGGGGATATCATCGCGGTCGAATCGCCCGGCTTTTATGGTGCTATGCAGGCCATAAAAGCCGCTGACCTAAAAGCACTTGAGATACCTACTGACCCAAGCAACGGTATGAGTATAGAGGCATTACAACTCGCTTTAGACCAATGGCCAATAAAAGCGATTTTGGTAACACCGACTGTAAATAATCCACTTGGCTACGTGATGCCTGAAGAAAAGAAAAAGGCCTTATACCAACTTGCCCAAGAATATGACATTGCCATTATTGAAGACGATATTTACGGCGATATGGTTTACGAATTCCCTCGTCCAAAATCAATCAAAGCCTATGACGAAGATGGCCGCGTCTTGTTGTGCAGCTCTTTCTCAAAAACGCTTGCTCCTGGATTCAGGGTTGGTTGGATTGCGCCAGGTCGGTACCGAAATAACGTTACGCATATCAAATATGTTAGCAGCTCTATGTGCCCTACTCTGCCTCAAATCGCCATTGCTAACTTTATAAGGCAAGGCGGGTATGACAAACACATCAGAGTAATGAGGAAACACTACAAAGAAGCCCGAGATAAGATGCTAAATGGCATTAAAACGTATTTTCCAAGTGACACACTGGTAAGCTATCCAGAAGGGGGGTTCGTCTTATGGGTCGAACTGCCAGAACGATACGATGCGGTAAAGCTTTCAGAAAAAGCACAAGAACACGGAGTACATGTGGCGCCAGGCCAGCTCTTTTCTGCGACCGGAAAATATCGCAATTGCTTACGATTAAACTACTGCGATAGAACACCAGAAATTCGGCTGGAAGCCCTAAAAATACTGGGCAACATACTGCTAAATATGAACACACTCGAGACAAAACAACAAAAAAAACGCGCTTAA
- a CDS encoding flagellin N-terminal helical domain-containing protein, translated as MSIGGISGSSYASSSATQSLASSSQSLASGLRINSASDDAAGLAIANRLTSQIDGNGQAVANSVSGISATQIAQSGLESVTNDLTSLRELAVQAGNGIYSDSDRQALQQQADELIANIQDTIDQTSFAGTDLLSEDGSIDFQVGADADSTLGVTTNDLANTLTGTGLFSLDITDQSSLDTALTAIDDSIDSVSSLQADYGATENAFTSRVDSLLAAQENESAARSRIQDTDYAAAVSEQIAASIREQSSVSVQAQANADAGRSLSLLLGS; from the coding sequence ATGAGTATCGGTGGAATTTCAGGCTCAAGCTATGCGAGCTCAAGTGCAACACAATCCTTAGCAAGCTCGTCGCAAAGCCTAGCAAGTGGCCTACGTATTAACAGCGCATCTGATGATGCAGCGGGCCTTGCGATTGCGAATCGCCTTACAAGTCAGATTGACGGAAACGGTCAAGCGGTTGCAAACAGTGTTTCAGGTATTTCTGCAACGCAAATAGCACAAAGCGGACTCGAATCGGTGACAAATGATCTTACGTCTCTAAGAGAGTTAGCGGTACAAGCTGGCAATGGTATTTATTCCGATTCTGATCGTCAGGCGCTTCAGCAACAAGCAGATGAACTGATTGCTAACATACAAGACACAATCGATCAGACTTCATTTGCAGGAACAGATTTACTGTCCGAAGACGGATCGATTGACTTTCAAGTTGGAGCCGATGCTGATTCAACGTTGGGCGTCACTACCAATGACCTTGCTAATACACTGACTGGAACGGGATTATTTTCGTTAGATATTACAGATCAAAGCTCATTAGATACAGCTTTGACAGCAATTGACGACAGTATTGATAGCGTTTCAAGTTTGCAAGCTGACTACGGCGCAACAGAAAATGCATTTACCAGTCGAGTTGATTCTCTGCTAGCAGCGCAAGAAAATGAGTCTGCTGCTCGCTCTCGTATTCAAGACACTGACTATGCCGCTGCTGTAAGTGAACAAATTGCCGCAAGCATCAGAGAACAGTCCTCCGTTTCTGTACAAGCGCAGGCAAATGCAGACGCAGGACGAAGCTTAAGCTTATTATTAGGCTCTTAG